In Methanothermococcus thermolithotrophicus DSM 2095, one DNA window encodes the following:
- a CDS encoding restriction endonuclease, giving the protein MAKRKGSKKETIVANKLKKSGHKILERNSVKRLNQHKKAEYDIITKRGNKKYSIEVKSGKQTLTSTDIEKHIKKSNKIRAKPVFHVSKRVKFTKPAQELAKKKGVKIIRG; this is encoded by the coding sequence ATGGCAAAAAGAAAAGGAAGTAAAAAAGAAACTATTGTAGCTAATAAACTAAAAAAATCAGGGCACAAGATATTGGAAAGAAATTCAGTTAAAAGATTAAATCAACACAAAAAAGCAGAATACGATATAATAACAAAAAGAGGTAATAAAAAATACTCTATTGAAGTTAAAAGTGGAAAACAAACATTAACAAGTACCGACATAGAAAAACATATTAAAAAATCAAATAAAATAAGGGCAAAACCAGTATTTCATGTTAGTAAAAGGGTTAAATTTACAAAACCAGCTCAAGAATTGGCTAAAAAGAAAGGAGTTAAAATAATAAGGGGTTAG